In Archangium violaceum, the following are encoded in one genomic region:
- a CDS encoding ABC transporter substrate-binding protein: MPVVWRLVVLILSLLLLAPDAAAQVAPADRPMRVAFLDSMGPANPWRGLVLDAMRAAAGDLGIDLSIHSSGHWPGEILEQARQVMTGPGKPDYVILSMHRGVGSRLLELSQRNRVPVFVINSGLMPEDTARFGGPRGHFPHWLGQMRPDEEHAGQLLARLILEAATRGCAPGAPGAPVGLVALEGQLGDAAALGRTMGLRQAVSEWDGAVLLQGVSASWDEDVALRKTRLLLRRYPELQVIWAANDNMARASLHAVEDAGRHPGQDVWVGGMDWTPGALEAVREGLMVTTLGGHFLEGAWVLVLLHDYHQGRDFASEGLDWRTTMAPVSRDNVDTVLRFLGEGDWEAIDFRAFSKAANPALTHYDFSLRALFAQRHLRLPGNLLELYGFTRPVPLERQP; this comes from the coding sequence ATGCCCGTCGTCTGGCGGCTCGTCGTCCTCATCCTCTCTCTGCTGCTCCTCGCGCCAGACGCGGCGGCCCAGGTAGCTCCGGCGGACAGGCCGATGCGGGTGGCCTTCCTCGACAGCATGGGACCGGCCAATCCCTGGAGGGGGCTCGTTCTGGACGCCATGCGGGCCGCGGCGGGGGACCTGGGCATCGACCTCTCCATCCACTCCAGCGGCCACTGGCCCGGGGAGATCCTCGAGCAGGCGCGTCAGGTGATGACCGGGCCCGGAAAGCCCGACTACGTCATCCTCTCGATGCACCGGGGCGTGGGGAGCCGCCTCCTCGAGCTCTCCCAGCGGAACCGCGTTCCCGTCTTCGTCATCAACTCCGGCCTGATGCCCGAGGACACGGCTCGCTTTGGCGGACCCCGTGGACACTTTCCGCACTGGCTCGGCCAGATGCGGCCGGACGAGGAACACGCCGGCCAGTTGCTGGCCCGGCTCATCCTCGAGGCCGCGACCCGAGGCTGCGCTCCCGGCGCTCCCGGCGCTCCCGTGGGACTCGTCGCGCTCGAGGGACAGCTCGGGGATGCCGCCGCGCTGGGGCGCACCATGGGGCTGCGTCAGGCCGTGTCCGAGTGGGACGGTGCCGTGCTCCTCCAGGGGGTCTCGGCTTCCTGGGATGAGGACGTGGCCCTGCGCAAGACGCGGCTGCTGCTGCGCCGCTACCCGGAGCTGCAGGTCATCTGGGCCGCCAACGACAACATGGCGCGAGCCTCCCTGCATGCCGTGGAGGACGCCGGACGTCACCCGGGGCAGGACGTCTGGGTGGGTGGCATGGACTGGACACCCGGCGCCCTCGAGGCCGTGCGCGAGGGCCTCATGGTGACGACGCTCGGCGGCCATTTCCTCGAGGGCGCGTGGGTGCTGGTGCTGCTCCACGACTACCACCAGGGACGCGATTTCGCTTCCGAGGGGCTCGACTGGCGCACGACGATGGCCCCCGTCTCACGTGACAACGTGGACACCGTCCTCCGCTTCCTCGGCGAGGGTGACTGGGAAGCAATCGACTTCCGTGCCTTCTCCAAGGCGGCCAACCCCGCGCTGACGCACTACGACTTCTCTCTCCGAGCCCTGTTCGCGCAGCGGCACCTCCGCCTCCCGGGCAATCTCCTGGAGTTGTATGGATTCACGCGCCCAGTCCCCCTCGAGCGGCAACCCTGA
- a CDS encoding ATP-binding protein: MASARSGSSLTGWWLSPDNRLGRRLLVAIMLFSAVVSLAGTTVQLFADYQREVHALEERLEQIRSSHAQSIAQSLWSLDEAPLRIELEGITTLPDIAQAQVDSALGTQYVAGSPPRPEKVVERSIPLYHEQLYLGTLRVRATLDGIYARLWDRVLVILATQAAKTFLIALFVLFIVQRLVTQHLATMAAYTRGLSPEHLDSPLVLQRRASESTLNDELDEVCSAINEMRESLRQELDERQRSEAASAFLAEAGEVLLTSLDLETVLSRVASLCVGRLSDWCVIDLEEGGEVRRVRGAHVDAAKQPLLDELRRRFPPRPGSTSPQSRVVRSGEPMLEPHVTDERLRAMCANDEHFQLARALGIQSLLVVPLVARGHTLGSISLVSSTPERYGTAELSLAQELALRAAIAIDNARLYRQAEQAIRLREVFLSVAAHELRTPLLPLQLRVQGLLRRGRSAAPLEPAWVLDEVAAAEQQTKRLGRLVDQLLDVSNLSAGHPLELRCQRVDLGGLVAGVLDGMRQQAANCGSEVRRELATAAVGWWDARRMEQVVTGLMHNALKFGQGQPIDVRVTPRNGSVLLVVKDRGIGMPESERARIFERFGRGVPEWNYGGLGLGLYLARWLVEAHGGTISVESHPGEGSTFTVELPVGEDPGDEGRNPK; the protein is encoded by the coding sequence GTGGCCTCCGCCCGCTCCGGGTCGTCTTTGACCGGGTGGTGGCTGAGTCCCGACAACCGGCTGGGCCGTCGGCTGCTCGTCGCCATCATGCTCTTCAGCGCCGTCGTCAGCCTGGCCGGCACCACGGTGCAGCTCTTCGCGGACTACCAGCGCGAGGTCCACGCCCTGGAGGAGCGGTTGGAGCAGATCCGCTCCAGCCATGCCCAGAGCATCGCCCAGAGCCTCTGGTCGCTCGACGAGGCCCCGCTGCGCATTGAGCTCGAGGGGATTACCACCCTGCCGGACATCGCCCAGGCCCAGGTGGACAGCGCCCTGGGCACCCAGTACGTGGCGGGCAGCCCGCCCCGTCCGGAGAAGGTGGTGGAGCGCTCCATCCCGCTCTATCACGAGCAGCTCTACCTGGGCACGCTCCGGGTGCGCGCCACCCTGGACGGCATCTACGCGCGCCTGTGGGACCGGGTGCTCGTCATCCTCGCCACACAGGCGGCCAAGACGTTCCTCATCGCCCTGTTCGTCCTCTTCATCGTCCAGCGCCTGGTGACGCAGCACCTGGCCACCATGGCCGCCTACACACGCGGGCTGAGCCCGGAGCACCTGGACTCGCCCCTGGTGCTGCAACGCAGGGCCTCGGAAAGTACCCTCAACGACGAGCTCGACGAGGTGTGCTCGGCCATCAACGAGATGCGCGAGTCGCTGCGCCAGGAGCTGGACGAGCGCCAGCGTTCCGAGGCCGCCAGCGCCTTCCTGGCCGAGGCCGGCGAGGTCCTCCTCACCTCGCTCGATCTGGAGACGGTGCTGTCGCGCGTGGCCTCGCTGTGCGTGGGGAGGCTCTCCGACTGGTGCGTCATCGACCTGGAGGAGGGCGGAGAGGTGCGACGGGTGCGCGGAGCGCACGTGGACGCGGCGAAGCAGCCCCTGCTCGATGAGCTGCGGCGCCGCTTTCCTCCCAGGCCTGGCTCGACGTCCCCTCAGTCTCGTGTCGTGCGCAGCGGCGAGCCGATGCTGGAGCCCCACGTCACCGATGAGCGGCTGCGCGCCATGTGCGCGAATGACGAGCACTTCCAACTGGCGCGGGCGCTCGGCATCCAGAGCCTGCTGGTGGTTCCGCTGGTGGCCCGCGGGCACACGTTGGGCTCCATCTCGCTCGTGTCGTCCACGCCGGAGCGCTACGGGACCGCCGAGCTCTCCCTGGCCCAGGAGCTGGCGCTCCGCGCCGCCATCGCCATCGACAATGCGCGGCTGTACCGGCAGGCGGAGCAGGCCATCCGCCTGCGCGAGGTCTTCCTCTCCGTGGCCGCGCACGAGCTGCGCACCCCGCTGCTGCCGCTGCAGCTGCGCGTGCAGGGCCTGCTGCGCCGCGGCCGGAGTGCCGCTCCCCTGGAGCCCGCCTGGGTGCTGGACGAGGTGGCCGCCGCCGAGCAGCAGACGAAGCGGTTGGGGCGGCTGGTGGATCAGCTCCTGGATGTGTCCAACCTCAGCGCGGGCCACCCGTTGGAGCTGCGCTGTCAGCGGGTGGACCTGGGAGGGTTGGTCGCGGGCGTGCTCGACGGGATGCGGCAGCAGGCAGCGAACTGTGGCTCCGAGGTACGGCGTGAGCTGGCGACCGCGGCCGTGGGCTGGTGGGACGCGCGCCGGATGGAGCAGGTGGTGACGGGCCTGATGCACAACGCGCTGAAGTTCGGCCAGGGCCAGCCCATCGACGTGCGCGTGACACCGCGGAACGGCTCGGTGCTCCTGGTGGTGAAGGATCGCGGCATCGGCATGCCAGAGAGCGAGCGGGCGCGCATCTTCGAGCGCTTCGGCCGCGGGGTACCGGAGTGGAACTATGGCGGGCTGGGGCTCGGGCTCTACCTGGCGAGGTGGCTGGTGGAGGCCCATGGAGGGACCATCTCCGTCGAGAGCCACCCGGGAGAGGGCTCCACGTTCACGGTGGAGTTGCCGGTGGGGGAGGATCCGGGCGATGAGGGGCGGAATCCGAAGTGA
- a CDS encoding alpha/beta hydrolase — protein sequence MDTSASRLAFFLGLLAGPVSAFLVVAALFIGASPSGWGYVVGAVVTSAGLLTKRWRKWRGLTRVGLGLLVLVAGARLVLAEGNGLRTLRLPDEGTRLTNRLVEERDGTLLAAHVLLLSGRLPRSDTRDFIPALESAFARLREAEGPVATPAIATWLGLQSPESFDTLVIPPEGGASPEVAVVMLHGYTGNFAVYCWEMARAARAISALTVCPSVGPMGDWWSRQGEETLERTYAWLARRGVRRVYLGGLSNGGVGASVLAGRAAHPGLELRGLVLISGATTKAPTPRVPVLLVQGQHDSMMPARLMRELARRAGHLATYVEVDSGHFAFLDRHETCGKAIASWLLDRERGARP from the coding sequence ATGGACACCTCGGCCTCACGGCTCGCGTTCTTCCTCGGCCTCCTCGCCGGCCCGGTCTCCGCCTTCCTCGTCGTGGCGGCCCTCTTCATCGGCGCGTCCCCATCGGGCTGGGGGTATGTGGTGGGCGCCGTTGTCACCTCGGCGGGGCTCCTCACGAAGCGCTGGCGGAAGTGGCGCGGCCTGACCCGGGTGGGGCTCGGCCTCCTGGTGCTCGTCGCGGGCGCGCGGCTCGTGCTGGCGGAGGGCAACGGCCTGCGCACCCTGCGCCTGCCGGACGAGGGAACGCGGCTCACCAACCGCCTCGTCGAGGAGCGGGATGGAACGCTCCTGGCGGCGCATGTGCTCCTCCTCTCCGGACGGCTTCCCCGCTCGGACACGCGCGACTTCATCCCCGCGCTCGAGTCGGCCTTCGCCCGGTTGCGCGAGGCCGAGGGGCCGGTGGCCACGCCCGCCATCGCGACGTGGCTGGGGCTCCAGTCGCCCGAGTCCTTCGACACCCTCGTCATCCCTCCCGAGGGCGGGGCCTCGCCCGAGGTCGCCGTGGTGATGCTCCACGGCTACACGGGGAACTTCGCCGTGTACTGCTGGGAGATGGCGCGCGCGGCCCGAGCCATCTCCGCGCTCACCGTCTGTCCCTCGGTGGGGCCGATGGGGGACTGGTGGTCGCGCCAGGGAGAGGAGACCCTCGAGCGCACCTACGCATGGCTCGCGCGGCGCGGAGTCCGGCGGGTGTACCTCGGGGGCCTCTCCAATGGAGGGGTGGGCGCGAGCGTGCTGGCCGGGCGGGCCGCGCATCCCGGGCTGGAGCTCCGGGGACTCGTGCTCATCTCCGGGGCCACGACGAAGGCACCGACGCCTCGTGTCCCCGTGCTGCTCGTCCAGGGCCAGCACGACTCCATGATGCCCGCGCGCCTGATGCGCGAGCTCGCGCGACGCGCCGGCCACCTCGCCACCTATGTCGAGGTGGACAGCGGCCACTTCGCCTTCCTCGACCGCCACGAGACGTGCGGGAAGGCCATCGCCTCGTGGCTGCTCGACAGGGAGCGGGGTGCGAGGCCCTGA